Proteins encoded in a region of the Paenibacillus pedocola genome:
- the yicI gene encoding alpha-xylosidase yields the protein MKFTDGLWLVRDGININGAVQNYVVEKTSEGLTAVTQTTPITGRAATLNSTLLTVKFHSPLPGVVGVKIIHNDGVIDRGPAFELTKGTGDHVQIEENEAQTVLISGGLRVVINKGTQWSVDFYRGDERITGSGYKSMAYITDQDGNTFMREELDIGVGEFVYGLGERFTAFVKNGQVVDIWNKDGGTSSEQAYKNIPFYVTSKGYGVFVNQPELVSYEIASEKVKKAQFSVAGESLEYFVIEGPTIKEVISKYTSLTGKPALPPAWTFGLWLTTSFTTDYDEATVNSFVEGMAERDLPLHVFHFDCFWMREYQWTDFQWDERVFPDPVGMLKRLKEKGLKICVWINSYIGQRSPLFEEGKKNGYLIKKANGDVYQTDLWQAGMGLVDFTNPAACEWYAGYLRGLVDMGVDSFKTDFGERIPTDVVYFDGSDPQKMHNYYTQLYNKVVFDVLEEKLGKNEAAVFARSATAGGQQFPVHWGGDCYADYESMAESLRGGLSLGLSGFGFWSHDIGGFENTAPAHVFKRWLAFGLLSSHSRLHGSTSYRVPWAYDDEAVDVTRFFTKLKCSLMPYLYDVAGQAHEQGWASMRAMVMEFPEDPTCEVLDRQYMLGDKLLVAPIFQENGEVKYYLPAGRWTHLLNGETVVGGSWRKEKHDFFSLPLFVRQNSLLATGSVDNRPDYDFADGVKFGLYSLEDGATTAATVRDINGAPELTVTAERTGSTVKVTAEGSGKPFTFAVKDLGAIASVDGAEQADETTVQVNGGSKTVSFTITLK from the coding sequence ATGAAATTTACAGACGGCCTCTGGCTGGTTCGTGACGGAATCAACATCAATGGCGCAGTACAAAACTATGTAGTAGAAAAAACATCCGAGGGTTTGACAGCAGTCACTCAAACAACTCCAATTACAGGACGCGCAGCTACACTGAACTCAACGCTCCTTACCGTTAAATTCCATTCCCCGCTTCCTGGTGTAGTGGGTGTGAAGATCATTCATAATGACGGCGTGATCGACCGCGGTCCGGCTTTTGAATTGACCAAGGGAACCGGCGACCATGTACAGATTGAAGAAAACGAAGCCCAAACCGTGCTGATCAGCGGCGGACTCCGTGTGGTTATCAATAAAGGCACTCAATGGTCCGTGGATTTCTACCGCGGTGACGAGCGCATTACAGGCAGCGGTTACAAATCAATGGCCTATATCACCGACCAGGACGGCAACACGTTCATGCGTGAGGAGCTGGATATCGGCGTAGGCGAATTCGTGTATGGTCTGGGCGAGCGTTTCACTGCTTTTGTGAAGAACGGCCAAGTCGTTGATATCTGGAATAAAGACGGCGGCACCAGCTCCGAGCAGGCGTACAAGAACATTCCGTTCTATGTAACCAGCAAAGGCTACGGCGTATTTGTGAACCAGCCTGAACTGGTTTCTTATGAAATCGCTTCGGAAAAAGTGAAAAAAGCCCAATTCAGCGTAGCTGGAGAGAGCCTGGAATATTTCGTGATTGAAGGGCCTACGATCAAAGAGGTCATCAGCAAATACACTTCGCTAACCGGCAAGCCTGCCCTTCCGCCGGCATGGACCTTCGGCCTGTGGCTGACCACTTCGTTCACTACAGACTATGATGAAGCAACGGTTAACTCCTTCGTTGAAGGTATGGCTGAACGCGATCTGCCGCTGCATGTCTTCCACTTCGACTGCTTCTGGATGCGTGAATACCAATGGACCGATTTCCAGTGGGACGAGCGCGTATTCCCGGACCCTGTAGGCATGCTGAAACGCCTGAAGGAAAAAGGACTGAAAATCTGCGTCTGGATCAACTCCTATATCGGACAGCGTTCACCGCTGTTTGAAGAAGGCAAGAAGAACGGCTACCTGATCAAAAAAGCCAACGGCGATGTATATCAAACCGATCTATGGCAGGCAGGTATGGGACTCGTAGACTTTACGAACCCTGCGGCTTGTGAATGGTATGCAGGATACCTGCGTGGTCTGGTGGATATGGGCGTAGACAGCTTCAAAACAGACTTCGGCGAACGGATTCCTACAGATGTCGTGTACTTCGACGGCTCCGATCCGCAGAAAATGCATAACTATTACACTCAGCTGTACAATAAAGTGGTCTTTGATGTATTGGAAGAGAAGCTCGGCAAAAATGAAGCAGCTGTCTTCGCACGTTCGGCCACAGCCGGCGGGCAGCAGTTCCCGGTACACTGGGGCGGCGACTGCTACGCAGATTATGAGTCCATGGCAGAAAGCCTGCGCGGCGGCTTGTCGCTCGGTCTGTCCGGCTTCGGCTTCTGGAGCCATGATATCGGCGGCTTCGAAAATACCGCTCCGGCGCATGTCTTCAAACGCTGGCTGGCCTTCGGCCTGCTCTCCAGCCACAGCCGTCTGCACGGCAGCACCTCGTACCGTGTGCCTTGGGCTTACGATGACGAAGCGGTGGATGTTACCCGGTTCTTCACCAAGCTCAAATGCAGCCTGATGCCTTACCTGTATGATGTGGCCGGACAGGCGCATGAACAGGGCTGGGCTTCGATGCGGGCCATGGTCATGGAATTCCCTGAAGATCCTACCTGCGAAGTGCTTGACCGTCAGTACATGCTTGGTGACAAGCTGCTGGTAGCTCCAATCTTCCAGGAAAACGGCGAAGTGAAATACTATCTGCCGGCTGGACGCTGGACTCACCTCCTGAACGGTGAAACGGTAGTGGGCGGATCATGGCGCAAAGAAAAGCATGACTTCTTCAGCCTTCCGCTGTTCGTACGCCAGAACTCGCTGCTGGCCACAGGCAGTGTCGATAACCGTCCGGATTATGATTTTGCTGACGGCGTGAAATTCGGCCTGTACTCCCTGGAAGACGGCGCTACAACAGCTGCAACAGTCCGTGATATCAACGGCGCTCCTGAACTGACAGTGACAGCTGAACGCACAGGCAGCACCGTTAAGGTAACTGCTGAAGGCAGCGGCAAACCGTTCACATTTGCTGTGAAGGATCTGGGTGCTATCGCTTCCGTAGATGGTGCAGAGCAAGCGGATGAAACAACTGTACAAGTTAACGGCGGCAGCAAGACCGTATCGTTCACGATTACATTGAAATAA
- a CDS encoding AraC family transcriptional regulator: MDRTSQRLLKEDRVHGDVMFPLAAYWIELPAGTHVLDTHWHEEAEFFLLLEGEILFQVDTDYFPLRAGEAVFIESGDIHAAYVLKEGPCRFCALVFHPDLLASAQYDTIQQNVILPLQEKRQSFPRHITPAVPWQQELLHHLERMMEAYANKMPGFEAFMKGTLLIMLSQIATPDRSVNHSQSESADTTKINRLKKVILYIQDNYQEPIRTRDLSELIPMSEGQFCRFFKAMTRKTPVDYINSYRIRQAADLLQQSERKISDIALEVGFDNVSYFIKVFRKAMKCSPSEFRKGAALGAMQGAGQGQLYP; encoded by the coding sequence ATGGACCGCACGTCCCAGCGTTTGCTCAAAGAAGACCGCGTACATGGTGATGTTATGTTTCCGCTGGCTGCTTACTGGATCGAACTTCCGGCCGGAACGCATGTCCTGGATACGCACTGGCATGAGGAGGCCGAGTTCTTTTTGCTGCTGGAGGGAGAGATCCTGTTTCAGGTGGACACCGATTATTTTCCGCTCCGCGCAGGTGAAGCCGTCTTTATCGAATCCGGTGATATTCATGCCGCCTACGTCCTGAAGGAAGGCCCTTGCCGGTTCTGTGCGCTCGTCTTCCACCCTGACCTTCTGGCCAGCGCCCAGTACGATACGATCCAGCAGAATGTGATTCTTCCGCTTCAGGAGAAGCGCCAGAGCTTTCCCCGGCACATTACACCCGCTGTTCCCTGGCAGCAGGAGCTGCTGCACCACCTGGAGCGGATGATGGAAGCATATGCTAATAAAATGCCCGGATTCGAGGCCTTTATGAAAGGAACTTTGCTCATTATGCTCTCGCAGATTGCCACCCCGGACCGTTCCGTGAACCACAGCCAGTCGGAGAGCGCTGATACAACCAAGATCAACCGGCTGAAGAAGGTCATTCTGTATATTCAGGACAACTATCAGGAACCGATCCGCACCCGCGATCTGTCCGAACTGATTCCGATGAGCGAGGGCCAGTTCTGCCGCTTCTTCAAAGCCATGACCCGCAAGACGCCCGTCGATTATATCAACTCCTACCGTATCCGCCAGGCGGCCGATCTCCTGCAGCAGAGTGAACGTAAAATATCGGACATCGCACTGGAGGTCGGCTTTGACAACGTCAGCTATTTCATTAAGGTGTTCCGTAAGGCGATGAAATGCTCACCCTCGGAGTTCCGCAAAGGAGCCGCGCTGGGAGCCATGCAGGGGGCCGGGCAGGGTCAGCTGTATCCGTGA
- a CDS encoding SGNH/GDSL hydrolase family protein gives MIIKNNNGVLSEADYSSATALSTAANYIMNAPEMFTHTYRTYIRLRENGSLTLKFWHSNSVDSTWDMGQEASGSEPGGEWSIEAAYIADGGLVPDGAVAPGSQVPVTFAGENSKHVAAGEMFWSDEASLDLPEGHYLVFTWTLRTAAPGKSFPFNVEGILVSAYDADGNLAGQESADTFAESDKLLVMPSYIGYKKQVAKKLVFLGDSITQGVRTEKDAYSYWAARIAEGLGTDYGLWNIGSGWGRAYDVAADGAWLNKAKQGDEVLIVLGVNDLDIGKRSAEELLGDLTAIIGKIKEANTNAEIILSTVPPFNFEEEREVSWRKVNETILTNPPAGVNRVFDIAAVLSVPAPADHRIKPEYMSNEFDPHPNGNAGKAVAEAFLAWYGKNR, from the coding sequence ATGATTATTAAAAATAACAACGGAGTGCTCAGCGAAGCGGACTACTCTTCGGCCACGGCGCTGTCCACTGCGGCCAATTATATTATGAATGCGCCGGAGATGTTCACTCATACCTACCGGACATACATCCGCCTGCGGGAAAACGGCAGTTTGACGCTGAAATTCTGGCACAGCAACAGTGTCGATTCCACCTGGGATATGGGGCAGGAGGCCAGCGGCAGCGAACCGGGCGGGGAGTGGAGCATAGAAGCCGCGTACATCGCTGACGGCGGACTTGTGCCGGACGGTGCGGTAGCTCCAGGCTCGCAGGTTCCGGTTACCTTTGCAGGAGAGAACAGCAAGCATGTCGCCGCAGGTGAAATGTTCTGGAGCGACGAGGCCAGCCTGGACTTGCCGGAAGGTCATTATCTGGTCTTTACCTGGACCCTTAGAACAGCCGCGCCGGGCAAGTCCTTCCCGTTCAACGTGGAAGGTATTCTCGTGTCCGCATATGATGCAGACGGCAATCTGGCCGGGCAGGAATCTGCGGATACCTTTGCCGAATCGGACAAGCTGCTGGTCATGCCAAGCTATATCGGATACAAGAAGCAGGTGGCGAAGAAGCTGGTATTCCTGGGGGATTCGATCACACAGGGAGTCCGGACAGAGAAGGATGCCTACAGCTATTGGGCGGCGCGGATCGCCGAAGGTCTGGGGACGGATTACGGACTGTGGAATATCGGTTCAGGCTGGGGCAGAGCTTATGACGTTGCTGCCGACGGGGCGTGGCTGAATAAGGCTAAGCAGGGCGATGAGGTACTGATTGTACTCGGGGTCAACGATCTGGATATCGGCAAGCGCAGTGCAGAGGAACTGCTCGGCGACCTGACGGCGATAATCGGGAAGATTAAAGAGGCGAACACCAACGCAGAGATTATCCTCAGCACCGTGCCGCCGTTCAATTTCGAAGAAGAACGGGAAGTATCCTGGCGTAAGGTGAATGAGACGATTCTCACTAACCCTCCGGCTGGTGTGAACCGTGTGTTCGACATTGCAGCAGTACTGTCTGTACCGGCTCCGGCTGATCACAGGATCAAACCGGAATACATGAGCAATGAGTTTGATCCGCATCCGAACGGGAACGCCGGCAAGGCGGTAGCAGAAGCTTTTCTGGCTTGGTACGGGAAAAATAGATAA
- a CDS encoding YjcZ family sporulation protein, protein MSGCANVGGMITSTTTILVLYILLVIILKTF, encoded by the coding sequence ATGAGCGGTTGCGCAAATGTAGGTGGTATGATTACTTCTACTACTACAATCCTGGTGCTTTATATTCTGCTGGTGATCATTCTTAAAACATTCTAA